The proteins below are encoded in one region of Oryzias melastigma strain HK-1 linkage group LG7, ASM292280v2, whole genome shotgun sequence:
- the LOC112158943 gene encoding 6-phosphofructo-2-kinase/fructose-2,6-bisphosphatase isoform X2, which translates to MQTMEPPQLENMRLRRCDSAASVPQFCNSPTVIVMVGLPARGKTYISKKMTRYLNWIGVPTKVFNVGQYRREAVKTYKNFEFFKPDNEEAMRIRKACASAALKDVALYFSKENGQVAVFDATNTTRERRAVINSFAKERGYKVFFVESICDDPEIIAENIKQVKFGSPDYIDRDIDEAMEDFNKRIDCYKTSYMPIDDEKDRKLSYIKIFDVGSRYLVNRVRDHIQSRIVYYLMNIHVTPRSIYLSRHGESELNLLGRIGGDSSLSPRGQKYASALASFIRGQRIKDLKAWTSHMKRTIQTAEALGVQYEQWKALNEIDAGVCEELTYEEIQENFPEEFALRDQDKYRYRYPKGESYEDLVHRLEPVIMELERQENVLVICHQAVMRCLLAYFLDKPASELPYLRCPLHTVLKLTPVAYGCKVESFYLNIEAVNTHRERPKNVNTNRNPDEALQTVPDHV; encoded by the exons ATGCAAACAATGGAGCCTCCCCAGCTGGAAAACATGAGGCTCCGCAGGTGTGACAGCGCAG CCTCGGTGCCTCAGTTCTGTAACTCCCCCACTGTGATCGTGATGGTGGGCCTGCCTGCCAGGGGGAAGACCTACATCTCCAAGAAGATGACTCGCTACCTGAACTGGATCGGGGTTCCTACGAAAG TGTTTAACGTGGGTCAGTACCGCAGGGAAGCCGTCAAGACCTATAAGAACTTTGAGTTCTTTAAACCCGACAATGAGGAGGCCATGAGGATCCGCAA AGCCTGCGCTTCAGCCGCTCTCAAAGACGTGGCCCTTTACTTCTCAAAGGAAAACGGACAAGTTGCT GTTTTTGATGCCACCAACACCACAAGGGAGAGGAGGGCCGTCATCAACAGCTTTGCAAAAGAAAGAGGCTACAAG GTTTTCTTTGTCGAATCAATCTGTGACGATCCAGAAATCATTGCAGAGAATATTAAG CAAGTGAAGTTTGGGAGTCCAGATTACATCGACCGTGACATAGATGAGGCCATGGAGGACTTCAACAAGCGCATCGATTGTTACAAGACCAGCTACATGCCAATAGATGACGAGAAGGACAG aAAGCTGTCCTACATAAAGATCTTTGACGTGGGCAGTAGATACCTGGTCAACAGGGTCCGAGATCACATCCAGAGCAGGATCGTCTACTACCTCATGAACATCCACGTCACTCCTCGCTCCATCTACCTGAGCCGCCACGGCGAGAGCGAGCTCAACCTTTTGGGCCGCATCGGTGGGGATTCCAGCTTATCCCCGAGAGGGCAAAAG TACGCCAGCGCCTTAGCGTCCTTCATCCGAGGGCAGAGGATCAAGGATCTGAAGGCGTGGACGAGCCACATGAAGAGGACCATCCAGACCGCAGAGGCTCTGGGAGTCCAGTATGAGCAGTGGAAGGCCCTCAATGAGATCGATGCT GGGGTTTGTGAGGAGCTCACCTACGAGGAGATTCAGGAAAACTTTCCGGAAGAATTTGCTCTGAGAGACCAGGACAAGTATCGCTACCGTTACCCCAAAGGAGAG TCGTACGAGGATCTGGTTCATCGCCTGGAGCCCGTCATCATGGAGCTGGAGAGGCAGGAGAATGTTCTGGTGATCTGCCACCAAGCCGTGATGCGCTGCCTGCTCGCATACTTCCTGGACAAACCAGCAA GCGAGCTGCCCTACCTCAGATGCCCTCTTCACACTGTGCTCAAACTCACACCAGTGGCTTACG GCTGTAAGGTGGAGtccttttatttgaatattgaGGCTGTCAACACACACAGAGAGAGGCCAAAA AATGTGAACACCAACAGGAACCCAGACGAAGCTCTGCAGACTGTTCCTGATCACGTTTAA
- the LOC112158943 gene encoding 6-phosphofructo-2-kinase/fructose-2,6-bisphosphatase isoform X1: MALTLNSSSGPNGLTQTPLLKIWVPWMGFNLNRRRGSSVPQFCNSPTVIVMVGLPARGKTYISKKMTRYLNWIGVPTKVFNVGQYRREAVKTYKNFEFFKPDNEEAMRIRKACASAALKDVALYFSKENGQVAVFDATNTTRERRAVINSFAKERGYKVFFVESICDDPEIIAENIKQVKFGSPDYIDRDIDEAMEDFNKRIDCYKTSYMPIDDEKDRKLSYIKIFDVGSRYLVNRVRDHIQSRIVYYLMNIHVTPRSIYLSRHGESELNLLGRIGGDSSLSPRGQKYASALASFIRGQRIKDLKAWTSHMKRTIQTAEALGVQYEQWKALNEIDAGVCEELTYEEIQENFPEEFALRDQDKYRYRYPKGESYEDLVHRLEPVIMELERQENVLVICHQAVMRCLLAYFLDKPASELPYLRCPLHTVLKLTPVAYGCKVESFYLNIEAVNTHRERPKNVNTNRNPDEALQTVPDHV, encoded by the exons ATGGCTTTGACACTGAACTCGTCCTCAGGGCCGAACGGTCTGACACAGACTCCTCTGCTGAAGATCTGGGTGCCGTGGATGGGGTTCAACCTGAACCGCAGGAGGGGGT CCTCGGTGCCTCAGTTCTGTAACTCCCCCACTGTGATCGTGATGGTGGGCCTGCCTGCCAGGGGGAAGACCTACATCTCCAAGAAGATGACTCGCTACCTGAACTGGATCGGGGTTCCTACGAAAG TGTTTAACGTGGGTCAGTACCGCAGGGAAGCCGTCAAGACCTATAAGAACTTTGAGTTCTTTAAACCCGACAATGAGGAGGCCATGAGGATCCGCAA AGCCTGCGCTTCAGCCGCTCTCAAAGACGTGGCCCTTTACTTCTCAAAGGAAAACGGACAAGTTGCT GTTTTTGATGCCACCAACACCACAAGGGAGAGGAGGGCCGTCATCAACAGCTTTGCAAAAGAAAGAGGCTACAAG GTTTTCTTTGTCGAATCAATCTGTGACGATCCAGAAATCATTGCAGAGAATATTAAG CAAGTGAAGTTTGGGAGTCCAGATTACATCGACCGTGACATAGATGAGGCCATGGAGGACTTCAACAAGCGCATCGATTGTTACAAGACCAGCTACATGCCAATAGATGACGAGAAGGACAG aAAGCTGTCCTACATAAAGATCTTTGACGTGGGCAGTAGATACCTGGTCAACAGGGTCCGAGATCACATCCAGAGCAGGATCGTCTACTACCTCATGAACATCCACGTCACTCCTCGCTCCATCTACCTGAGCCGCCACGGCGAGAGCGAGCTCAACCTTTTGGGCCGCATCGGTGGGGATTCCAGCTTATCCCCGAGAGGGCAAAAG TACGCCAGCGCCTTAGCGTCCTTCATCCGAGGGCAGAGGATCAAGGATCTGAAGGCGTGGACGAGCCACATGAAGAGGACCATCCAGACCGCAGAGGCTCTGGGAGTCCAGTATGAGCAGTGGAAGGCCCTCAATGAGATCGATGCT GGGGTTTGTGAGGAGCTCACCTACGAGGAGATTCAGGAAAACTTTCCGGAAGAATTTGCTCTGAGAGACCAGGACAAGTATCGCTACCGTTACCCCAAAGGAGAG TCGTACGAGGATCTGGTTCATCGCCTGGAGCCCGTCATCATGGAGCTGGAGAGGCAGGAGAATGTTCTGGTGATCTGCCACCAAGCCGTGATGCGCTGCCTGCTCGCATACTTCCTGGACAAACCAGCAA GCGAGCTGCCCTACCTCAGATGCCCTCTTCACACTGTGCTCAAACTCACACCAGTGGCTTACG GCTGTAAGGTGGAGtccttttatttgaatattgaGGCTGTCAACACACACAGAGAGAGGCCAAAA AATGTGAACACCAACAGGAACCCAGACGAAGCTCTGCAGACTGTTCCTGATCACGTTTAA